The Phyllostomus discolor isolate MPI-MPIP mPhyDis1 chromosome 4, mPhyDis1.pri.v3, whole genome shotgun sequence genome window below encodes:
- the GMPPA gene encoding mannose-1-phosphate guanyltransferase alpha isoform X1 yields MQIKVAAAVMLKAVILIGGPQKGTRFRPLSFEVPKPLFPVAGVPMIQHHIEACAQVPGMQEILLIGFYQPDEPLTRFLEAAQQEFNLPVRYLQEFAPLGTGGGLYHFRDQILAGGPEAFFVLNADVCSDFPLNAMLAAHRQQPHPFLLLGTTANRTQSLSYGCIVENPQTHEVLHYVEKPSTFVSDIINCGVYLFSPEALKPLRDVFQRHQQDGQLCLPLGEDSSGLWRGAGTIRLEQDVFSALAGRGQIYVHLNDGIWSQIKSAGSALYASRLYLGQYQLTHPERLAKHTPGGPRIRGNVYIHPTAKVAPTAVLGPNVSIGEGVTVGEGVRLRESIVLHGATLQEHTCVLHSIVGWGSTVGRWARVEGTPNDPNPNDPRAHMDSESLFKDGKLLPAITILGCRVRIPAEVLILNSIVLPHKELSRSFTNQIIL; encoded by the exons ATGCAGATAAAG GTAGCAGCCGCTGTCATGCTTAAAGCTGTGATCCTGATCGGAGGCCCTCAAAAGG gGACCCGCTTCAGGCCTTTGTCCTTTGAGGTGCCCAAACCCCTGTTTCCAGTGGCAGGGGTCCCTATGATCCAGCACCACATTGAGGCCTGTGCCCAG GTCCCTGGGATGCAGGAGATTCTGCTCATTGGCTTCTACCAACCTGATGAGCCGCTTACCCGGTTCCTAGAAGCTGCCCAGCAGGAGTTTAACCTTCCAGTCAG GTACCTGCAGGAATTTGCCCCTCTGGGCACAGGAGGTGGTCTCTACCATTTCCGGGACCAGATCCTGGCCGGGGGCCCTGAGGCCTTCTTCGTGCTCAACGCCGACGTTTGCTCCGACTTCCCCTTGAACGCCATGTTGGCTGCCCACAGACAGCAGCCTCACCCTTTCTTGCTCCTGGGGACCACG GCTAACAGGACACAATCCCTCAGCTATGGCTGCATTGTAGAGAACCCACAGACACACGAG GTCCTGCACTACGTGGAGAAGCCCAGCACCTTCGTCAGCGACATCATCAACTGCGGCGTCTACCTCTTTTCCCCGGAGGCCCTGAAGCCCCTTCGGGACGTCTTCCAGCGTCACCAGCAGGACGGGCAACT CTGCCTTCCTCTTGG GGAGGACTCTTCAGGCCTGTGGCGGGGGGCGGGCACCATCCGCCTGGAGCAGGACGTGTTCTCCGCCCTGGCCGGGCGGGGCCAGATCTACGTGCACCTCAACGACGGCATCTGGAGTCAGATCAAGTCTGCGGG CTCAGCTCTCTACGCCTCCCGCCTCTACCTGGGCCAGTACCAGCTCACTCACCCAGAACGCCTGGCCAAGCACACCCCCGGGGGGCCACGGATCCGAG GAAACGTGTACATCCACCCCACGGCTAAGGTGGCCCCCACGGCTGTG CTGGGCCCCAATGTCTCCATCGGGGAGGGCGTGACGGTAGGCGAGGGTGTGCGGCTCCGAGAGAGCATTGTCCTCCACGGAGCCACGCTGCAG GAGCACACATGTGTTCTGCACAGCATCGTGGGCTGGGGCAGCACCGTGGGGCGCTGGGCCCGCGTGGAAGGCACCCCCAACGACCCCAATCCCAATGACCCCCGAGCCCACATGGACAGTGAGAGCCTCTTCAAGGACGGGAAGCTGCTGCCGGCCATCACCATCCTGG GCTGCCGCGTCCGGATCCCGGCTGAGGTGCTCATCCTGAACTCGATTGTTCTGCCGCACAAGGAGCTGAGCCGAAGCTTCACCAACCAGATCATCCTCTGA
- the GMPPA gene encoding mannose-1-phosphate guanyltransferase alpha isoform X3, with protein sequence MLKAVILIGGPQKGTRFRPLSFEVPKPLFPVAGVPMIQHHIEACAQVPGMQEILLIGFYQPDEPLTRFLEAAQQEFNLPVRYLQEFAPLGTGGGLYHFRDQILAGGPEAFFVLNADVCSDFPLNAMLAAHRQQPHPFLLLGTTANRTQSLSYGCIVENPQTHEVLHYVEKPSTFVSDIINCGVYLFSPEALKPLRDVFQRHQQDGQLCLPLGEDSSGLWRGAGTIRLEQDVFSALAGRGQIYVHLNDGIWSQIKSAGSALYASRLYLGQYQLTHPERLAKHTPGGPRIRGNVYIHPTAKVAPTAVLGPNVSIGEGVTVGEGVRLRESIVLHGATLQEHTCVLHSIVGWGSTVGRWARVEGTPNDPNPNDPRAHMDSESLFKDGKLLPAITILGCRVRIPAEVLILNSIVLPHKELSRSFTNQIIL encoded by the exons ATGCTTAAAGCTGTGATCCTGATCGGAGGCCCTCAAAAGG gGACCCGCTTCAGGCCTTTGTCCTTTGAGGTGCCCAAACCCCTGTTTCCAGTGGCAGGGGTCCCTATGATCCAGCACCACATTGAGGCCTGTGCCCAG GTCCCTGGGATGCAGGAGATTCTGCTCATTGGCTTCTACCAACCTGATGAGCCGCTTACCCGGTTCCTAGAAGCTGCCCAGCAGGAGTTTAACCTTCCAGTCAG GTACCTGCAGGAATTTGCCCCTCTGGGCACAGGAGGTGGTCTCTACCATTTCCGGGACCAGATCCTGGCCGGGGGCCCTGAGGCCTTCTTCGTGCTCAACGCCGACGTTTGCTCCGACTTCCCCTTGAACGCCATGTTGGCTGCCCACAGACAGCAGCCTCACCCTTTCTTGCTCCTGGGGACCACG GCTAACAGGACACAATCCCTCAGCTATGGCTGCATTGTAGAGAACCCACAGACACACGAG GTCCTGCACTACGTGGAGAAGCCCAGCACCTTCGTCAGCGACATCATCAACTGCGGCGTCTACCTCTTTTCCCCGGAGGCCCTGAAGCCCCTTCGGGACGTCTTCCAGCGTCACCAGCAGGACGGGCAACT CTGCCTTCCTCTTGG GGAGGACTCTTCAGGCCTGTGGCGGGGGGCGGGCACCATCCGCCTGGAGCAGGACGTGTTCTCCGCCCTGGCCGGGCGGGGCCAGATCTACGTGCACCTCAACGACGGCATCTGGAGTCAGATCAAGTCTGCGGG CTCAGCTCTCTACGCCTCCCGCCTCTACCTGGGCCAGTACCAGCTCACTCACCCAGAACGCCTGGCCAAGCACACCCCCGGGGGGCCACGGATCCGAG GAAACGTGTACATCCACCCCACGGCTAAGGTGGCCCCCACGGCTGTG CTGGGCCCCAATGTCTCCATCGGGGAGGGCGTGACGGTAGGCGAGGGTGTGCGGCTCCGAGAGAGCATTGTCCTCCACGGAGCCACGCTGCAG GAGCACACATGTGTTCTGCACAGCATCGTGGGCTGGGGCAGCACCGTGGGGCGCTGGGCCCGCGTGGAAGGCACCCCCAACGACCCCAATCCCAATGACCCCCGAGCCCACATGGACAGTGAGAGCCTCTTCAAGGACGGGAAGCTGCTGCCGGCCATCACCATCCTGG GCTGCCGCGTCCGGATCCCGGCTGAGGTGCTCATCCTGAACTCGATTGTTCTGCCGCACAAGGAGCTGAGCCGAAGCTTCACCAACCAGATCATCCTCTGA
- the GMPPA gene encoding mannose-1-phosphate guanyltransferase alpha isoform X2 has product MQIKVAAAVMLKAVILIGGPQKGTRFRPLSFEVPKPLFPVAGVPMIQHHIEACAQVPGMQEILLIGFYQPDEPLTRFLEAAQQEFNLPVRYLQEFAPLGTGGGLYHFRDQILAGGPEAFFVLNADVCSDFPLNAMLAAHRQQPHPFLLLGTTANRTQSLSYGCIVENPQTHEVLHYVEKPSTFVSDIINCGVYLFSPEALKPLRDVFQRHQQDGQLEDSSGLWRGAGTIRLEQDVFSALAGRGQIYVHLNDGIWSQIKSAGSALYASRLYLGQYQLTHPERLAKHTPGGPRIRGNVYIHPTAKVAPTAVLGPNVSIGEGVTVGEGVRLRESIVLHGATLQEHTCVLHSIVGWGSTVGRWARVEGTPNDPNPNDPRAHMDSESLFKDGKLLPAITILGCRVRIPAEVLILNSIVLPHKELSRSFTNQIIL; this is encoded by the exons ATGCAGATAAAG GTAGCAGCCGCTGTCATGCTTAAAGCTGTGATCCTGATCGGAGGCCCTCAAAAGG gGACCCGCTTCAGGCCTTTGTCCTTTGAGGTGCCCAAACCCCTGTTTCCAGTGGCAGGGGTCCCTATGATCCAGCACCACATTGAGGCCTGTGCCCAG GTCCCTGGGATGCAGGAGATTCTGCTCATTGGCTTCTACCAACCTGATGAGCCGCTTACCCGGTTCCTAGAAGCTGCCCAGCAGGAGTTTAACCTTCCAGTCAG GTACCTGCAGGAATTTGCCCCTCTGGGCACAGGAGGTGGTCTCTACCATTTCCGGGACCAGATCCTGGCCGGGGGCCCTGAGGCCTTCTTCGTGCTCAACGCCGACGTTTGCTCCGACTTCCCCTTGAACGCCATGTTGGCTGCCCACAGACAGCAGCCTCACCCTTTCTTGCTCCTGGGGACCACG GCTAACAGGACACAATCCCTCAGCTATGGCTGCATTGTAGAGAACCCACAGACACACGAG GTCCTGCACTACGTGGAGAAGCCCAGCACCTTCGTCAGCGACATCATCAACTGCGGCGTCTACCTCTTTTCCCCGGAGGCCCTGAAGCCCCTTCGGGACGTCTTCCAGCGTCACCAGCAGGACGGGCAACT GGAGGACTCTTCAGGCCTGTGGCGGGGGGCGGGCACCATCCGCCTGGAGCAGGACGTGTTCTCCGCCCTGGCCGGGCGGGGCCAGATCTACGTGCACCTCAACGACGGCATCTGGAGTCAGATCAAGTCTGCGGG CTCAGCTCTCTACGCCTCCCGCCTCTACCTGGGCCAGTACCAGCTCACTCACCCAGAACGCCTGGCCAAGCACACCCCCGGGGGGCCACGGATCCGAG GAAACGTGTACATCCACCCCACGGCTAAGGTGGCCCCCACGGCTGTG CTGGGCCCCAATGTCTCCATCGGGGAGGGCGTGACGGTAGGCGAGGGTGTGCGGCTCCGAGAGAGCATTGTCCTCCACGGAGCCACGCTGCAG GAGCACACATGTGTTCTGCACAGCATCGTGGGCTGGGGCAGCACCGTGGGGCGCTGGGCCCGCGTGGAAGGCACCCCCAACGACCCCAATCCCAATGACCCCCGAGCCCACATGGACAGTGAGAGCCTCTTCAAGGACGGGAAGCTGCTGCCGGCCATCACCATCCTGG GCTGCCGCGTCCGGATCCCGGCTGAGGTGCTCATCCTGAACTCGATTGTTCTGCCGCACAAGGAGCTGAGCCGAAGCTTCACCAACCAGATCATCCTCTGA
- the SPEGNB gene encoding SPEG neighbor protein, which translates to MSKAAPAKKPAATAPPPGCTLDINDPQVQKAAIRIQASYRGHRSRKELREKGPPRVLEPLKDVVLIEGSAAKLTCRISAFPDPFIRWSKDGKELRDGPKYRYVFEDPDVVALVVRDGELADLGQYSINVTNPFGQCSDSARILVEVPAKIQKGPDNTKARKGATVTLTAEILGEPAPDVGWTKDGEDIEEDDRVFFEIGTTTTTLTIRRATPQDSGKYEVYVENCLGMDQSFARVDVA; encoded by the exons ATGTCCAAAGCAGCTCCCGCCAAAAAGCCGGCGGCTACGGCCCCGCCTCCGGGATGTACCCTGGACATCAACGACCCCCAGGTCCAGAAAGCGGCCATTCGCATCCAGGCCTCTTACCGGGGCCACAG GTCCCGGAAGGAGCTGCGGGAGAAGGGGCCGCCGCGAGTGCTGGAGCCGCTGAAGGACGTGGTGCTGATCGAGGGCAGCGCGGCCAAGCTGACTTGCCGCATTTCGGCTTTCCCGGACCCATTCATCCGCTGGAGCAAGGATGGCAAGGAGCTGCGCGACGGGCCCAAGTACCGCTACGTCTTCGAGGACCCGGACGTAGTCGCACTGGTGGTGCGCGATGGCGAGCTGGCGGACTTGGGCCAGTACAGCATCAACGTAACCAACCCCTTCGGCCAGTGCTCCGACTCCGCGCGCATCCTCGTGGAAG TCCCGGCGAAAATTCAGAAGGGACCGGATAACACTAAGGCGCGCAAAGGTGCAACGGTGACGCTGACTGCGGAGATCCTGGGTGAGCCTGCGCCCGACGTGGGCTGGACCAAGGACGGCGAGGACATCGAAGAGGATGACAG GGTGTTCTTCGAGATtggcaccaccaccaccacgctCACCATCCGCCGGGCCACACCCCAGGACAGCGGCAAGTACGAGGTGTACGTGGAGAACTGCCTGGGTATGGACCAGAGCTTCGCTCGCGTGGACGTGGCCTGA